From a region of the Pseudanabaena sp. PCC 7367 genome:
- a CDS encoding helix-turn-helix domain-containing protein, translating into MLKPEDCSPLGREILRYLEEHQMSMNSFAKKIGKTQDGVRWMCQKKANPTVSTIEKLAEALDLDSVTLNRIVYRNKLNQLVGKDNLDQMMDIYDGIYAVLRDSIENWPEEERPSESLLFDRAFKAVKSLQLPVAS; encoded by the coding sequence TTGCTTAAACCTGAAGATTGCTCTCCGCTGGGGAGAGAGATTCTTCGGTACCTTGAAGAGCATCAAATGAGTATGAACAGTTTTGCCAAAAAAATTGGTAAGACACAGGATGGGGTTAGATGGATGTGCCAGAAAAAGGCAAATCCAACAGTGAGTACGATCGAGAAATTAGCTGAAGCACTTGATTTAGACTCAGTAACTCTTAATCGTATAGTCTACAGAAATAAGCTAAATCAACTGGTTGGTAAAGATAACCTTGACCAGATGATGGATATTTATGATGGTATTTATGCAGTCTTACGTGACTCGATAGAGAATTGGCCTGAGGAGGAAAGACCTTCTGAGTCACTGTTATTCGATCGCGCTTTTAAGGCTGTTAAATCACTTCAATTACCGGTCGCCAGCTAA
- a CDS encoding DUF6876 family protein, with product MCDNNQRRQEIEANLSQFCGSTTFYRHPLFRGFLYTEGVQYLAEAAEAYWLIDCILSHQINPKVKNNPDLQEFQLWQLVVSEDQTAVLTCLRDTDDPVLSQEIGYTDFCLPEISFYLCNKTLMLKSEY from the coding sequence ATGTGTGATAACAATCAACGCCGTCAGGAAATCGAAGCCAATCTCAGTCAATTCTGTGGCAGTACCACCTTCTATCGGCATCCCCTATTTAGAGGGTTCCTGTACACCGAAGGAGTGCAATACCTGGCCGAAGCCGCAGAGGCATACTGGCTTATAGACTGTATCCTGAGTCATCAAATCAATCCCAAGGTCAAGAACAATCCTGACCTGCAGGAGTTTCAGCTCTGGCAACTGGTGGTCTCAGAGGATCAAACCGCAGTGCTAACCTGCCTGCGCGATACCGACGATCCAGTCCTATCTCAGGAAATCGGCTACACGGACTTTTGCTTACCTGAGATCAGCTTCTACCTGTGCAACAAGACTCTAATGCTCAAATCTGAGTATTAA
- a CDS encoding type II toxin-antitoxin system ParD family antitoxin, with amino-acid sequence MGMVKKSISVTEHQDNWIKAQIESGHYGNESEVFRDLIRERANRDAEVEAIRAALIVGEQSGISERKPDQIMNAVIEQKRHSAG; translated from the coding sequence ATGGGCATGGTTAAGAAAAGTATCTCTGTTACAGAACATCAGGATAACTGGATTAAGGCACAGATTGAATCCGGTCATTATGGCAATGAAAGTGAAGTCTTCCGCGATCTGATCCGGGAGCGTGCCAATCGTGATGCTGAAGTCGAAGCGATCCGTGCTGCCCTAATTGTCGGTGAGCAAAGTGGCATTAGCGAGCGGAAGCCAGATCAAATTATGAATGCTGTGATCGAGCAAAAGCGGCATTCTGCTGGTTAA
- a CDS encoding addiction module antidote protein, translating into MSAKARNYRTFDEVTEEYFLDHPEEIESYLTTVFEEYAKEQCTAALLSSLRMVARIKGISNLAKETNISRNVIQKALSANGNPKFESISAIMHAMGYCLTPKKLDAMM; encoded by the coding sequence ATGAGCGCTAAAGCAAGAAACTACAGGACATTTGATGAGGTTACCGAAGAATATTTCCTCGACCATCCAGAGGAAATAGAAAGCTATCTAACTACGGTATTTGAAGAATACGCCAAAGAACAATGCACCGCTGCGCTTCTCTCTTCTCTGCGGATGGTGGCACGAATCAAAGGTATTTCTAACCTTGCGAAGGAAACCAATATTTCACGCAATGTCATCCAGAAGGCTTTATCGGCTAATGGCAATCCAAAGTTTGAAAGCATAAGTGCGATTATGCATGCCATGGGCTACTGTCTCACTCCCAAGAAATTAGATGCGATGATGTAG
- a CDS encoding DUF6753 family protein, which yields MTTDHRLAQDTRMHWLDKALAGQPTEVKARVLEIILKYDIDPENEFFMIFVAIGQLITLTETVPDDWQILFRSFTQDLEGWTIQTLQTMEQKARITKDMASMLRQQNTIFSEFISILSKQTDIWHSGVLKSASLGSKLETLRSGWDLRLDEIEHKHNKIIALLMESRAAIAAPGQMKWSVNISSLLIGMLAGCGLCFLLLRATPSVTSESTPVLPSAGILTQDSGP from the coding sequence ATGACTACAGATCATCGCCTGGCTCAAGATACCCGCATGCATTGGCTCGATAAAGCCCTAGCAGGCCAGCCCACCGAGGTTAAAGCCAGGGTACTGGAGATTATTCTCAAATACGACATCGATCCAGAAAACGAGTTTTTTATGATTTTCGTAGCGATCGGTCAGTTGATTACTCTGACCGAAACAGTACCCGATGACTGGCAAATTTTATTTCGCAGTTTTACCCAGGATTTAGAAGGATGGACAATTCAAACCCTGCAAACGATGGAGCAAAAAGCCAGGATCACCAAGGACATGGCGAGTATGCTAAGACAGCAAAACACTATTTTCAGCGAATTCATATCAATCTTGTCGAAGCAGACCGACATCTGGCACAGTGGCGTCCTGAAATCCGCCAGCTTGGGCAGCAAGTTAGAGACCTTGAGGTCAGGATGGGACTTACGCCTGGACGAGATCGAGCACAAGCACAACAAAATAATCGCGCTGTTGATGGAATCCCGCGCCGCGATCGCCGCCCCCGGCCAGATGAAATGGAGCGTTAATATTTCATCGCTGCTGATTGGCATGCTAGCAGGCTGTGGCCTTTGTTTCTTACTCCTGAGGGCTACCCCATCAGTAACCTCTGAATCTACTCCAGTATTACCCAGCGCTGGGATATTAACTCAAGATTCTGGCCCATAG
- a CDS encoding type IV secretory system conjugative DNA transfer family protein, translated as MPAPMHRGYVPPHFFSDLFSKTAIGFITIIWLILIVFLVKPTDLDDGLHVFFSVVKILLALVVGVLLCFCSIRLYKDVTEERTFIRPLKFLGFYCITLILLGISLLLSIILFLLISIPLIASIERIRGVVRRRFRIWRGEAYRFIKPYATVLRVYETIVKKLKKKRPDLMTVNWGGLPVPSTRIPYNFFLLGSIGSGKTITMRFFLQDYLPHVGTGKGLRAIIYDAKRDTLNLLQSINPYSQFWIFNPFDQRAFAWDIAKDITQPSHCRALGDCLTLDSNPNNVREEFWRHACVYMLEGLALYFTIKAPGQWGLRDILLGTRSKDRLLKIFNSIPETKRFTSPLEGDRLTHSVMVTIQTYLSPFAVVAALWENSPKKISLYEILEQEGVMILGRDPENMSVLGALARLIVTRMQQIILRRPDTDIQDVNTLFVMDEFQTLGFLPLHNEFSTNARSKGGAQIIATQSLPSVENVYGGQQTREILSQFYHRGYLKMNDLDSARYCSESLGMGERFRINIERTWFGERWKESEYLERVHIVSPEGFNRIPSPDPDTKTGVTGFFHNGDYGYWYTNSSEAISNGLVSKDKSVQNFVPADGSLQYLGSWDKSDLERLGLASIISYEEHQHYLEEEQALSDASISDTEQFRQRLKELLESNRLAYERADDGVDSDTNDDNQDRNDDSYSFDLT; from the coding sequence ATGCCCGCGCCTATGCATCGTGGCTATGTGCCACCTCATTTTTTCAGCGATCTGTTTAGCAAAACCGCAATAGGATTCATCACGATCATTTGGTTGATACTAATAGTTTTCCTGGTCAAGCCAACAGATTTAGATGATGGTCTTCATGTATTTTTCTCCGTCGTCAAAATATTACTGGCCTTAGTTGTGGGTGTCTTGCTCTGTTTCTGTAGCATCCGACTTTATAAGGATGTGACAGAGGAGCGGACATTCATCCGCCCACTAAAATTTCTAGGCTTCTACTGCATTACCCTGATCCTGCTCGGTATTTCCTTACTGCTCAGTATCATTCTTTTCCTACTGATTAGCATTCCACTGATCGCCAGTATCGAACGGATACGTGGTGTAGTGCGCCGCCGCTTTCGAATATGGCGAGGAGAAGCATATCGTTTCATCAAACCCTATGCCACTGTCCTTCGCGTTTACGAAACGATTGTCAAAAAGCTGAAGAAGAAGCGCCCAGATCTGATGACGGTTAATTGGGGCGGCCTGCCAGTCCCCTCGACCCGGATTCCCTATAACTTTTTCCTGCTTGGCTCAATTGGCTCAGGTAAAACGATCACGATGCGCTTTTTCTTACAGGACTACTTACCGCATGTTGGCACTGGTAAAGGTTTACGTGCAATTATCTATGACGCCAAGCGCGATACATTGAATCTGTTGCAGAGTATCAACCCATATAGTCAATTTTGGATTTTCAACCCCTTTGATCAAAGAGCATTTGCATGGGATATTGCTAAAGATATTACTCAACCATCGCATTGCCGTGCCTTAGGAGACTGTCTTACCTTAGATTCAAATCCAAACAATGTACGTGAAGAATTCTGGCGGCATGCTTGTGTCTATATGCTGGAAGGTCTCGCCCTTTACTTCACAATCAAAGCACCAGGGCAATGGGGATTGCGCGATATTTTACTGGGCACCCGCTCAAAAGATCGGCTGCTCAAAATTTTCAATAGTATTCCTGAGACCAAACGGTTTACCTCCCCGCTTGAAGGTGATCGGCTGACCCATTCAGTGATGGTAACGATCCAAACTTATCTCTCACCTTTTGCGGTAGTGGCAGCGCTATGGGAAAACAGCCCCAAAAAGATCAGCTTGTACGAAATCTTGGAACAGGAAGGGGTGATGATCCTAGGCCGCGATCCTGAAAACATGTCCGTGTTAGGTGCCCTAGCAAGATTGATTGTAACGCGGATGCAGCAGATCATTCTGCGTCGTCCTGATACAGATATCCAGGACGTAAATACCTTGTTTGTGATGGATGAGTTTCAGACCCTGGGATTTCTGCCATTACATAACGAATTTTCAACCAATGCCCGCAGTAAGGGTGGGGCCCAAATAATTGCCACTCAATCATTACCCTCAGTTGAGAACGTTTATGGTGGCCAACAAACCCGGGAGATCCTAAGTCAGTTCTATCATCGCGGCTATCTCAAAATGAATGATTTAGATAGTGCCCGTTATTGTTCTGAATCCCTGGGTATGGGCGAGCGGTTCAGAATTAATATCGAGCGCACCTGGTTTGGTGAACGCTGGAAAGAGTCAGAATATCTAGAAAGAGTACATATTGTTTCTCCGGAAGGCTTCAATCGTATTCCATCGCCAGATCCTGATACCAAAACAGGTGTAACTGGCTTTTTCCATAACGGTGACTATGGCTACTGGTACACCAATAGCTCTGAAGCGATCAGTAACGGGCTGGTCAGCAAAGATAAATCGGTGCAGAATTTTGTGCCTGCCGATGGCAGTCTGCAATACCTCGGTAGCTGGGATAAGTCTGACTTAGAAAGGTTGGGCTTAGCTAGCATCATTTCCTATGAAGAGCATCAACATTATTTAGAAGAAGAACAGGCACTCAGTGATGCCTCAATTAGTGATACCGAACAGTTTCGCCAAAGGCTCAAGGAGCTACTGGAAAGCAATCGCCTGGCCTATGAAAGAGCTGACGATGGAGTCGATAGCGATACCAATGATGACAATCAAGATCGCAATGACGACTCATACAGCTTTGATCTGACCTGA
- a CDS encoding vWA domain-containing protein, with protein MISKKSRSSNGVLNAFFVLLALTSIAATSFLWQRKQVHIASILVVDTSKSMRESGDFDRVIDIACSEIKEHTATGDTFALQSFAASTSVLHAVKIENRLDGLSLCKDINALLEQGKVDNQIGTSLHGALERLHNQQAHAKQSNTRGTVITILVHADDQGVGSQAIPLEQTLESAERLLNENTQLVLIAIDNQLQQKLVETIQHPQVRISALSDGSIRNSINSAYQSARNGGG; from the coding sequence ATGATATCAAAAAAATCACGTAGCTCGAATGGAGTGCTTAATGCATTCTTCGTGCTTCTTGCTCTAACGAGTATTGCTGCTACTTCATTTTTGTGGCAACGCAAACAAGTCCATATTGCTTCAATTCTCGTGGTGGATACATCCAAATCTATGCGAGAGTCAGGTGATTTCGATCGCGTGATTGACATTGCCTGCAGTGAGATCAAAGAGCATACAGCAACTGGGGATACTTTTGCACTGCAGTCATTTGCTGCATCAACCTCAGTGTTGCACGCGGTAAAAATTGAAAATCGCCTTGATGGCCTTAGTCTTTGCAAGGATATAAATGCCCTGCTGGAGCAAGGAAAAGTTGATAATCAAATTGGAACCTCGCTTCATGGAGCCCTCGAGCGTCTGCATAACCAACAAGCACATGCTAAGCAATCTAACACCCGTGGAACTGTGATCACGATCCTAGTCCACGCTGATGACCAAGGAGTTGGTTCTCAAGCTATCCCGCTGGAACAGACTTTAGAGAGTGCGGAAAGGTTGTTGAATGAGAATACACAACTTGTGCTGATTGCAATTGACAACCAGCTGCAGCAGAAGCTTGTAGAAACTATTCAACACCCACAGGTTAGGATTTCTGCTCTCTCAGATGGAAGTATCCGGAACTCCATTAATTCAGCCTATCAGTCTGCTCGCAATGGAGGAGGGTAA
- a CDS encoding PadR family transcriptional regulator gives MPRKPIKDLYIPSGVEEDILNALSNNDKLYGLEIIDAIEEASQGERKIGLGSLYPTLHRLEKKKKLVKSRWGEEEDGTGGARRKYYNLTPLGKRSLEDLHKYRTKLYEWQSPSTKQISPSEHDEMLSSGADVAFGNGGNHLKKI, from the coding sequence ATGCCAAGAAAGCCAATCAAAGACCTATATATTCCATCGGGTGTTGAAGAGGATATCTTGAACGCCCTATCTAATAACGACAAGTTATATGGTCTTGAAATTATCGACGCTATTGAAGAGGCAAGTCAGGGAGAACGGAAAATCGGTCTAGGTAGTCTTTATCCCACTCTTCACAGATTAGAGAAGAAAAAAAAGCTGGTTAAATCCAGGTGGGGAGAGGAAGAGGATGGAACAGGCGGTGCGAGAAGGAAATATTACAATCTCACCCCCCTTGGCAAACGATCATTAGAAGATTTACATAAATATCGCACCAAATTGTATGAATGGCAATCACCTTCTACTAAGCAAATCTCACCTTCGGAACATGATGAAATGTTATCTAGTGGAGCTGATGTAGCATTTGGGAATGGAGGTAATCACTTAAAGAAAATATAA
- a CDS encoding alpha/beta hydrolase, whose product MKEGLNLAITECFPDRNSSKPPIIFIHGAWHGKWCWEEYFLSYFKNHGYHAVAFDLRGHGNSQGKEHLQCSRISNYVDDLARVISIIGESPILIGHSMGGLVVQKYLEKSTADAAVLLASIPISGVIRYAIDFFLRHPIAMFRTHLQQDLYQIVKTPEFVRENFFSKDISVSKIQEYFFKIQTESYFASLDMLFLDLPCPRKILKGTPMLVLGAQNDVIVNPKEVRDTALAYKAPVKIFDDMAHDMMLETNWQLVANFILDWLQGTCSFT is encoded by the coding sequence ATGAAAGAAGGGCTTAATCTTGCTATTACAGAGTGCTTCCCTGACCGAAATTCCTCAAAACCTCCTATTATTTTTATCCATGGTGCCTGGCATGGCAAGTGGTGCTGGGAAGAATATTTTTTATCTTACTTCAAGAACCATGGATATCATGCAGTGGCCTTTGACCTTCGTGGTCATGGTAACAGCCAAGGGAAAGAACATCTACAGTGTTCAAGAATAAGCAATTATGTTGATGATCTCGCTCGGGTGATTTCAATAATTGGAGAGTCTCCTATCTTGATTGGGCATTCAATGGGAGGCTTAGTCGTACAAAAATACCTGGAGAAAAGCACAGCTGATGCCGCAGTTTTACTAGCATCTATACCAATTTCAGGGGTTATTAGATATGCCATTGATTTTTTTCTCAGGCATCCAATAGCTATGTTTAGAACCCATCTTCAACAGGATCTTTATCAAATTGTTAAAACTCCTGAGTTCGTTAGGGAAAATTTTTTTTCCAAGGATATCTCCGTAAGCAAGATTCAAGAATATTTCTTTAAAATTCAGACTGAATCTTATTTTGCTTCCTTGGATATGCTGTTCTTAGATCTACCTTGTCCCAGAAAGATTTTGAAGGGTACACCCATGTTAGTTCTTGGCGCTCAGAATGATGTGATTGTTAATCCCAAGGAAGTTAGAGACACAGCTTTAGCATACAAAGCACCGGTCAAGATATTTGATGATATGGCACATGACATGATGTTGGAGACCAATTGGCAACTTGTCGCTAACTTTATTCTCGATTGGCTGCAGGGGACTTGCAGTTTCACATAA
- the mobQ gene encoding MobQ family relaxase yields the protein MAIHHLRMNRIARSKGRSATAAAAYRSGSIVHDERTDLEFNYTRKDDVYGAEIFAPLNAPTWVYDRNKLWNSVEHSEKRKDALVALEHEVALPIELTHEQKQDLVRQYVLEQHASEGKIVDIAYHNFDGNNPHAHILFTVRPIDENGFGKKVKAWDQKQTLKLHHKAWADYVNDALERAGHDVRVDHRSYAERNIFRIPQIHLGAKIIELENRGIRTDRGDIYRLIELANQRLEEMERSGLYDREEMGLAVGLERELIEQIKADIAASQSDVFARLASDSAILAFPPKHLSKTDRGDRQSNLGQGRIPTFSEDQRQLIDLYSRARFDRERSKLRAEPTKSESQASPENAASSSSPAASKRTLPKIARLRDQHQDRHDNYRRFVRQRCTFRHSLRVLGKKVRQRVSNVYGRADRYMAERLAKRGLSREAIRRIVANAYPELMRERSADRYAYVRRIVDPIYQRVKSEQAKAKPQAQASKAKNSSASPKEPKSRSIYQFFSVHDVKQLPAPPKLPPLTGKEIKKAQNKCVYASLKALEQPDWQGYNGHATREFRKELARKAMAQNMDVMGVTEEGINADRDIAIKLFAARYSPSQIRTAIMKASPRCTGIDEQQKLDYVRKFIINREVMYHPQVIERVKDAHRELHDQGYGRERRLEQLNLHTIISPKRRDDRSKNNDQDLRR from the coding sequence ATGGCTATCCACCATTTACGCATGAATCGAATAGCCAGAAGTAAAGGGAGGAGTGCAACCGCTGCAGCTGCATATCGTTCAGGATCAATTGTCCACGATGAACGCACCGATCTAGAATTTAATTACACGCGTAAAGATGATGTCTATGGTGCAGAGATATTTGCTCCTTTAAATGCACCAACCTGGGTCTATGATCGCAATAAACTATGGAATTCAGTAGAGCATTCAGAAAAGCGGAAAGATGCTCTAGTAGCTCTTGAACATGAAGTAGCACTGCCGATCGAATTAACCCACGAGCAAAAACAAGACTTAGTACGTCAATATGTTTTAGAACAACATGCGTCAGAGGGAAAAATTGTTGATATTGCGTACCATAACTTTGATGGTAATAATCCCCATGCCCATATTCTGTTTACAGTGCGGCCGATCGATGAAAATGGCTTTGGCAAGAAAGTCAAAGCCTGGGATCAAAAGCAAACCTTAAAGCTGCATCACAAAGCCTGGGCTGATTATGTAAATGATGCCCTAGAGCGAGCTGGCCACGATGTGCGGGTTGACCATCGTAGCTATGCAGAACGAAATATTTTCCGCATCCCTCAAATTCACCTTGGTGCAAAAATAATTGAACTAGAAAATAGGGGTATCCGCACAGATCGCGGAGACATATACCGTTTGATTGAATTGGCAAATCAACGATTAGAGGAGATGGAACGATCTGGCTTATATGATCGTGAAGAGATGGGTTTAGCCGTTGGTTTAGAGCGCGAATTGATTGAGCAGATTAAAGCTGATATTGCTGCCAGCCAATCCGATGTTTTTGCTCGTCTGGCAAGCGATAGTGCCATTCTGGCATTTCCACCTAAACATCTGAGCAAGACAGATAGGGGTGATCGGCAAAGTAATTTAGGGCAGGGGAGAATCCCAACATTTAGCGAAGACCAGCGCCAGTTGATCGATCTCTATTCAAGGGCTCGTTTTGACCGGGAACGAAGTAAGCTCCGAGCGGAGCCAACCAAATCTGAATCGCAAGCATCACCAGAAAATGCCGCTAGTTCTTCGTCACCTGCTGCTAGCAAGCGCACTTTACCAAAGATTGCCCGACTTAGAGACCAGCATCAAGATCGTCACGACAATTACCGCCGATTTGTCAGGCAACGGTGTACATTTCGTCATAGTTTGCGAGTCCTGGGTAAGAAGGTCAGGCAACGAGTGAGTAATGTCTATGGCCGAGCTGATCGATATATGGCAGAACGTTTGGCAAAGCGGGGTTTGAGCCGTGAAGCGATTCGGCGGATTGTGGCAAATGCTTATCCTGAATTAATGCGTGAGCGATCAGCTGATCGCTATGCCTACGTGCGCCGGATCGTAGACCCGATCTACCAGCGAGTGAAATCTGAGCAGGCAAAAGCTAAACCCCAGGCTCAGGCCAGTAAAGCCAAAAACTCTTCTGCGTCACCAAAAGAGCCTAAATCAAGAAGCATATACCAATTTTTTAGTGTCCATGACGTAAAGCAGCTTCCCGCTCCACCCAAACTACCGCCGTTGACTGGTAAGGAAATCAAAAAAGCGCAGAATAAATGTGTCTATGCATCCTTGAAAGCCTTAGAACAGCCAGACTGGCAGGGATATAACGGTCATGCTACCCGTGAGTTCCGCAAAGAACTAGCACGTAAGGCCATGGCTCAGAATATGGATGTGATGGGCGTGACAGAGGAGGGGATTAACGCCGATCGTGATATTGCGATCAAGCTATTTGCTGCCCGTTACTCACCTAGTCAGATCAGGACGGCAATTATGAAAGCTAGTCCCCGTTGTACAGGAATTGATGAGCAGCAAAAGCTTGATTATGTGCGTAAGTTTATTATCAACCGGGAAGTTATGTATCACCCACAGGTGATTGAGAGGGTTAAAGATGCTCACCGGGAGCTGCATGACCAGGGCTATGGCCGTGAGCGTAGACTGGAGCAGCTAAATCTACATACAATAATTTCACCGAAACGGCGGGATGATCGTTCTAAAAATAACGATCAAGATCTCAGGCGCTAA